A genome region from Candidatus Palauibacter soopunensis includes the following:
- a CDS encoding non-canonical purine NTP pyrophosphatase: protein MGGLNRPPVLVATRSAHKLREIRGLLADLPVRLLGPEDLGLPEHEEEDDLEPFDTFARNALSKAKYFHRRSGLPVLADDSGLCVDALGGGPGVRTRRFAPADRVARWGRDEANNRWLLEQLEDVDAGRRGAHYRCAVALTDDLRHEVVEGIVRGRIARRPSGSGGFGYDPLFVPEGHDRTYAELPATVKTATSHRARAIRQARGWIEREVLR from the coding sequence TTGGGCGGACTGAACCGGCCTCCGGTCCTCGTCGCCACGCGCAGCGCCCACAAACTCCGCGAAATTCGCGGCCTCCTCGCCGATCTTCCCGTCCGGCTGCTTGGCCCGGAGGATCTCGGCCTTCCCGAACACGAGGAAGAGGACGACCTCGAACCCTTCGACACCTTCGCGCGCAACGCCCTGTCCAAGGCGAAGTACTTTCACCGCCGGTCCGGCCTCCCCGTGCTCGCGGACGATTCCGGCCTTTGCGTGGACGCCCTCGGCGGCGGCCCGGGCGTGCGGACCCGGCGTTTCGCGCCGGCCGACCGGGTCGCGCGCTGGGGGCGGGATGAAGCGAACAACCGCTGGCTGCTTGAGCAGCTGGAAGATGTGGACGCGGGGCGTCGCGGGGCCCACTATCGTTGCGCGGTTGCGCTCACCGACGATCTGCGCCACGAAGTCGTGGAGGGGATCGTGCGCGGCCGGATCGCGCGACGGCCGAGCGGCTCGGGAGGCTTCGGTTACGACCCGCTCTTCGTGCCGGAGGGCCACGACCGCACCTACGCAGAGCTGCCCGCGACGGTGAAGACGGCGACGAGCCACCGTGCAAGGGCGATCCGACAGGCCAGGGGATGGATCGAAAGGGAAGTGCTGCGGTGA
- a CDS encoding HEAT repeat domain-containing protein produces MTFRGIFARRAGAGKLFAMMGLAALVLFVIGILRPLRSAFALSGLAAGDFYQVYFISAAVVVVAPFYNFLSDRISWRRLIPLTAAFFALSMVAFRLLYQPGEAWFGLVFYGWYDVLAASLVTHFYIATQIFYNARDAKRAYPIVIASGSAGATLGALLTTVFTSGGGPSENLLLVAGVALLALAGGLALVWSREPPEPPSEYAHAEDPELERSDLRRMAAHPQVRLIAATVLLTIVVKQFIDYQYNTLTREVFTDLGAIAGFLAFVDVLTQWLPIVVLLALRPVLRRWGAAVAVIIFPVAVILATGALAAAVWLSTAALAVAVGARTTEKTFRYSAERTGREILYVPVPEDIKLKAKSYIDVAVEKGLGKALSGVLIMIPSLALAGLSIMGRLIILGVVGVALAGVLLLAFLRVRKSYVTSLAESFEGRFASLRGTFVSMEDVGALALAREALGDERPLKVAFAFDLLRGATPGDIEALSPELYGLLEHENPGLRARALRSLSRAPGLSDEGAVRARLEDPDSAVRRAAARLLALKAAPRARDVLIPLLDSESTNARSAALDCLFSDFGAARAERIATPRFEHLLREHDSGALEGPGARELAMAAGLVPGHPAVEHILVELISDPREDVAAAAVRSASRLPQPALVQAAIASLAIPRTRNAARDGLAGRGEEIVTPLLAALSDPSVDPWVRRGVASVLGEIATPATIDALITSYLLPATEQALDDQALVSLHRLRTRHDHLTFPAERVLEAVEREVQASRRYARAATALEGVPASMPGTLLLRALDQARRDRRASVFRWLGLVYPEQPMRRSYLALESGKPRRRANALEWIETTVGHRTFSDLRPVLAEEAPQRPSREAGEVLRELWDDEDAWIARCALWTSFETGGDGIGEALRGFTPAEPALALLARRLERRAETRAQDPGDERDEEEMELIEKVFRLQSVDLLSGVESRQLALLASIAREVEVRPDAIFIRRGEPTDALYLVIHGEVSLEGAGEGSISITDGEAFGTWALIDEHPSLVEARAVESTRVLRITREDFRDLLIDHPELGLDLLGGLASRVRGLAMT; encoded by the coding sequence GTGACGTTCCGAGGGATCTTCGCGCGGAGAGCTGGGGCGGGGAAGCTGTTCGCCATGATGGGTCTGGCGGCGCTCGTCCTCTTCGTCATCGGAATCCTGCGTCCCCTGCGCAGCGCCTTCGCCCTCTCGGGGCTCGCCGCGGGCGATTTCTACCAGGTGTACTTCATCAGCGCGGCGGTCGTGGTCGTCGCTCCGTTCTACAACTTCCTCTCGGACCGCATCTCGTGGCGCCGCCTCATCCCCCTGACCGCGGCGTTCTTCGCCCTCAGCATGGTCGCCTTCCGCCTCCTCTACCAGCCGGGGGAGGCGTGGTTCGGGCTTGTTTTCTACGGTTGGTACGACGTGCTGGCGGCCTCGCTCGTCACGCACTTCTACATCGCGACGCAGATCTTCTACAACGCGCGGGACGCGAAGCGCGCCTATCCGATCGTCATCGCTTCGGGTTCGGCCGGGGCCACGCTCGGAGCGCTCCTCACGACCGTATTCACCTCGGGCGGCGGTCCGTCCGAGAACCTGCTTCTCGTGGCGGGCGTCGCGCTCCTCGCGCTGGCGGGCGGCCTCGCTCTCGTCTGGTCGCGGGAGCCGCCGGAGCCGCCATCGGAGTATGCGCACGCCGAAGATCCCGAACTCGAGCGCAGCGACCTGCGGCGCATGGCGGCGCACCCGCAGGTGCGGCTTATCGCGGCCACCGTGCTCCTGACGATCGTCGTCAAGCAGTTCATCGACTACCAGTACAACACGCTCACGCGCGAGGTCTTCACGGATCTGGGCGCGATCGCCGGCTTCCTGGCCTTCGTCGACGTGCTCACGCAGTGGCTCCCGATCGTCGTCCTCCTCGCGTTGCGTCCGGTCCTGCGCCGCTGGGGCGCCGCGGTGGCCGTCATCATCTTCCCGGTGGCCGTGATCCTCGCGACCGGGGCGCTCGCCGCCGCCGTGTGGCTGTCCACCGCCGCGCTCGCCGTCGCCGTCGGGGCCCGGACGACGGAAAAGACGTTCCGCTATTCCGCCGAGCGCACGGGCCGCGAGATCCTCTATGTCCCCGTCCCGGAGGACATCAAGCTCAAGGCGAAGTCGTACATTGACGTGGCGGTGGAGAAGGGGCTGGGGAAGGCGCTTTCCGGCGTCCTCATCATGATTCCCTCGCTCGCTCTAGCCGGCCTTTCGATCATGGGCCGGCTCATCATCCTCGGGGTCGTCGGCGTGGCCCTGGCGGGCGTCCTGCTGCTCGCCTTCCTCAGGGTGCGAAAGTCGTACGTCACGAGTCTCGCGGAATCCTTCGAGGGGCGCTTCGCGAGCCTGCGCGGGACCTTCGTGTCGATGGAGGACGTGGGCGCGCTGGCGCTCGCGCGGGAGGCGCTCGGGGACGAGCGGCCGCTGAAGGTCGCGTTCGCCTTCGACCTGCTGCGCGGCGCGACGCCGGGGGATATCGAGGCGCTCTCCCCGGAACTGTACGGCTTGCTCGAACACGAGAACCCCGGACTTCGGGCGAGAGCGCTGCGATCGCTGTCGCGTGCTCCCGGCCTTTCGGACGAAGGGGCGGTGCGGGCCCGGCTCGAGGACCCGGATTCGGCGGTGAGGCGAGCCGCGGCCCGGCTCCTCGCCCTGAAGGCTGCGCCGCGCGCCCGCGATGTCCTCATCCCCCTCCTCGACTCGGAGTCGACGAACGCCCGCTCGGCCGCGCTCGACTGCCTCTTCAGCGACTTCGGCGCCGCGCGCGCCGAACGCATCGCGACCCCCCGCTTCGAGCACCTGCTGCGGGAACATGACAGCGGGGCGCTCGAAGGACCCGGCGCCCGCGAGTTGGCGATGGCGGCGGGGCTCGTCCCCGGGCATCCGGCGGTGGAGCACATCCTCGTCGAACTCATCTCCGATCCTCGCGAGGATGTCGCGGCGGCGGCCGTGCGAAGCGCATCCCGGCTTCCGCAGCCGGCCCTCGTGCAGGCGGCCATCGCGTCCCTGGCGATCCCCCGGACGCGAAACGCGGCTCGCGACGGCCTCGCGGGGCGCGGCGAGGAGATCGTCACGCCTCTGCTGGCGGCACTCTCGGACCCGTCCGTCGACCCCTGGGTGCGCAGGGGCGTGGCCAGCGTGCTCGGCGAGATCGCGACGCCCGCGACGATCGACGCCCTCATCACCTCCTATCTTCTGCCGGCAACCGAACAGGCGCTCGACGACCAGGCCCTCGTGTCGCTCCATCGGCTGCGAACGCGGCATGATCACCTCACGTTCCCGGCGGAGAGAGTACTCGAGGCCGTAGAGCGCGAGGTGCAGGCGTCCCGGCGCTACGCCCGCGCCGCCACCGCGCTCGAGGGCGTGCCGGCGTCGATGCCCGGAACACTGCTCCTCCGGGCGCTCGACCAGGCGAGAAGGGATCGGCGGGCGAGTGTCTTCCGGTGGCTTGGGCTCGTATATCCGGAACAGCCGATGCGGCGCAGCTACCTGGCGCTTGAGAGCGGAAAGCCGCGCCGCCGTGCGAACGCGCTGGAATGGATCGAGACGACGGTCGGGCACCGCACGTTCTCCGATCTCAGGCCGGTGCTTGCGGAAGAGGCCCCGCAACGGCCCTCGCGCGAGGCGGGAGAGGTTCTGCGGGAGCTGTGGGACGATGAGGACGCCTGGATCGCGAGGTGCGCGCTCTGGACGTCCTTCGAAACCGGCGGCGACGGGATCGGGGAGGCCCTCCGCGGGTTCACGCCGGCGGAACCGGCGCTGGCGCTGCTGGCCCGCCGACTCGAGCGACGGGCGGAGACCCGCGCGCAGGATCCTGGGGACGAACGAGACGAGGAAGAGATGGAACTGATCGAAAAAGTGTTCCGCCTGCAGAGCGTGGATCTCCTCTCGGGCGTGGAGAGTCGGCAACTCGCGCTCCTCGCCTCCATCGCAAGGGAGGTGGAGGTGCGGCCCGACGCCATCTTCATCCGGAGGGGGGAGCCGACGGACGCCCTCTACCTTGTGATCCACGGTGAAGTTTCGCTCGAGGGGGCGGGGGAGGGATCGATCTCCATCACGGATGGGGAAGCGTTCGGGACGTGGGCGTTGATCGACGAACACCCGAGTCTGGTCGAAGCGCGCGCCGTCGAGTCCACCCGCGTGCTGCGCATCACCCGTGAGGATTTCCGGGACCTTCTCATCGACCACCCCGAACTCGGCCTCGACCTGCTCGGCGGACTCGCGAGTCGCGTTCGCGGCCTGGCGATGACATGA
- a CDS encoding response regulator: protein MDEIRPDAGTVMVVDDEDMVVDAIKGFLELETDHLVLPFTSARDALTHLEEEPVHAIVADLMMPELDGVQFLTQARRMRPEATRILLTGYADKENAILAINEAGLYQYLEKPWNNDALAFAIRNGVERSLLFRALTERMAELEAANDELAGLRQRWIQAFL from the coding sequence ATGGATGAGATCAGACCGGACGCCGGCACCGTGATGGTCGTCGACGACGAGGACATGGTCGTGGACGCCATTAAGGGGTTCCTGGAGCTGGAAACGGACCACCTCGTGCTGCCCTTCACGTCCGCGCGCGACGCGCTGACCCACCTGGAGGAGGAGCCGGTCCACGCGATCGTGGCCGACCTCATGATGCCCGAACTCGACGGGGTGCAGTTCCTGACGCAAGCCCGCAGGATGAGGCCGGAGGCGACCCGGATCCTGCTCACGGGCTACGCCGACAAGGAAAACGCCATCCTGGCGATCAACGAGGCCGGGCTCTACCAGTACCTCGAAAAGCCGTGGAACAACGACGCGCTCGCCTTCGCCATCCGCAACGGAGTCGAACGAAGCCTCCTCTTCCGCGCGCTGACCGAACGCATGGCCGAGCTCGAGGCGGCCAACGACGAACTCGCCGGCCTTCGGCAACGCTGGATACAGGCCTTTCTGTGA
- a CDS encoding ATP-binding protein, translating to MSEPGLGPTAREITQARLATLGMLVAGIAHELNTPLGALNSNHHVIERALLKLGKILEDEVVTPDELDEVRRVVRATESVLRTNGIAVERMVNLVRNLRNFGRPTTSEPRPVDLHEGIEGTLALLGHELKEIEVVRDFGELPPVVCHPNRINQVFMNLVHNAAQAMHGGGVLTIRTRAEGDRAHVRVADTGRGIPRDVIGEIFEPGFTTKGERIGMGLGLAITLQIVHQHRGDISVESEPGRGTTFDVVLPLRQSTGPAGKEASK from the coding sequence GTGAGTGAGCCGGGACTCGGGCCGACCGCCCGGGAGATCACGCAGGCCCGGCTCGCGACGCTGGGCATGCTGGTCGCAGGGATCGCGCACGAACTCAACACTCCGCTGGGTGCGCTGAACAGCAACCACCACGTCATCGAGCGCGCGCTCCTCAAGCTCGGGAAGATCCTCGAGGACGAAGTCGTCACGCCGGACGAACTCGACGAAGTCCGAAGGGTCGTGCGGGCCACGGAATCGGTGCTGCGAACGAACGGCATCGCCGTGGAGCGCATGGTGAACCTCGTACGCAACCTGCGGAACTTCGGCCGGCCCACGACCTCCGAGCCTCGCCCCGTCGACCTTCACGAAGGCATCGAGGGCACGCTGGCCCTTCTGGGCCACGAGCTGAAGGAGATCGAGGTCGTCCGGGACTTCGGAGAGCTGCCGCCCGTGGTGTGCCATCCGAACCGGATCAACCAGGTGTTCATGAACCTCGTGCACAACGCGGCCCAGGCCATGCACGGCGGCGGGGTACTCACGATCCGGACGCGCGCGGAAGGGGACCGCGCGCACGTCCGGGTCGCCGACACGGGCCGGGGCATCCCGCGCGACGTCATCGGGGAGATCTTCGAACCCGGCTTCACGACCAAGGGCGAGCGAATCGGCATGGGGCTGGGTCTCGCGATCACGCTCCAGATCGTACACCAGCACCGAGGAGACATCTCGGTCGAGAGCGAACCGGGACGCGGGACGACATTCGACGTAGTCCTGCCGCTTCGGCAGTCCACGGGTCCCGCAGGGAAGGAGGCTTCGAAATGA
- a CDS encoding metallophosphoesterase: MSGLLGCAVAAAGAGWTGASAPASGGATPPAGSPARTGQPAWHVAGEYGLYVAFGGRGLEVRWLTEQERPGLVRAIVGGRVVDERRTDRGYAHAARLRVQAPEVTLEYGAEHPDGAGGAAALHRTRIRAEPLPPEIDFTGHDSVFVFGDVHGEFDRVVSLLGLAGLIDAELRWTGGSAVVAFLGDLFDRGHDVTRLLWFVYGLEREAREAGGRVITLLGNHEAMVLSGDLRYVAPKEQTIADLHGMSYETLFDPDRSVLGRWIAAKPGLVRLEDLLFAHGGVSPAYVDSSLEEYQDTLETFIAEPLFTRWRDEAFLREYARETRLDTAQLYRRYDFFFGPESVLWYRDLVLADTLGDHLDAVLERFGARIHVVGHTPVRTIRESYGGKLIAADLLDAAAEMLRLIRRRDGGWNRTVIRLDGGTVTLESAGAPGA; encoded by the coding sequence ATGTCCGGTCTGCTGGGCTGTGCCGTCGCCGCCGCGGGGGCGGGGTGGACGGGAGCCTCCGCGCCCGCCTCCGGCGGCGCGACGCCGCCAGCCGGGTCTCCTGCGCGAACGGGGCAGCCCGCCTGGCACGTCGCGGGGGAGTACGGACTCTACGTCGCGTTCGGCGGCCGAGGCCTCGAAGTGCGCTGGCTGACGGAACAGGAGCGGCCCGGTCTCGTTCGGGCCATCGTAGGTGGACGGGTGGTCGATGAGCGGAGGACGGACCGGGGATACGCCCACGCGGCTCGCCTGCGGGTGCAAGCGCCGGAAGTCACGCTCGAATACGGAGCGGAACATCCGGACGGCGCCGGCGGAGCCGCGGCGCTACACCGAACCCGGATCCGGGCGGAGCCCCTGCCCCCGGAAATCGACTTCACGGGCCACGACTCGGTGTTCGTGTTCGGAGATGTGCATGGCGAATTCGACCGCGTCGTTTCGCTGCTCGGCCTGGCCGGCCTGATCGACGCGGAACTGCGCTGGACGGGCGGCAGCGCCGTGGTCGCCTTCCTCGGAGACCTGTTCGACCGGGGGCACGACGTCACCCGCCTCCTCTGGTTCGTCTACGGTCTGGAACGGGAGGCGCGGGAGGCCGGAGGCCGGGTCATCACGCTCCTCGGTAACCACGAAGCGATGGTCCTGTCCGGCGACCTGCGCTACGTCGCGCCGAAGGAGCAGACGATCGCCGACCTGCACGGCATGTCCTACGAGACGCTGTTCGATCCGGACCGGTCCGTCCTCGGACGCTGGATCGCCGCCAAGCCGGGGTTGGTTCGGCTGGAGGATCTGCTGTTCGCGCACGGTGGCGTGAGTCCGGCATACGTCGATTCCTCGCTCGAAGAGTACCAGGACACCTTGGAGACCTTCATCGCGGAACCGCTGTTCACGAGATGGCGGGACGAAGCGTTCCTCCGCGAATATGCGCGGGAAACCCGGCTTGATACCGCCCAGCTTTACCGGCGGTACGACTTCTTCTTCGGACCGGAGAGCGTGCTGTGGTATCGGGACCTCGTGCTCGCCGACACGCTCGGGGACCACCTCGACGCCGTCCTGGAGCGCTTCGGGGCCCGCATTCACGTCGTCGGCCACACGCCCGTGCGCACGATCCGGGAGAGCTACGGGGGAAAACTCATCGCCGCGGACCTGCTCGACGCCGCCGCGGAGATGCTGCGCCTCATCCGCCGGAGGGACGGCGGCTGGAACCGTACCGTCATCCGGCTGGACGGGGGCACCGTGACGCTCGAATCCGCGGGGGCCCCCGGCGCCTGA
- the hutI gene encoding imidazolonepropionase: MPRLVNIGCLAACANPAGQDDIGLMRDATLVWRDGVVRWVGPAAALPAEYETEPAWSAEGRLVIPGLVDAHTHLAFGGWRAGEFSDRIRGRDYLEIAAAGGGIASTVRATRGLDEEALLARALEFLSGMVSLGITTVEAKSGYGLDPETELRLLRVYRRLDEMGPARIVATCLAAHVVPPEWSADRAGYVKLITERILPAVAEERLAEFCDVFVEDSAFSADEARRICERGCELGLRPKLHVDQLSGGAGAELAASLGAVSADHLEYVSEAGIEALAAAGVVGVTLPLASLYLNQAPPPARALIDGGVAVAVASDFNPGTAPSYHLPFAMTLACARQRMTPAEVLKGATRYAARALGREGEVGSLEPGAAADFAVIDAPNVEHWLYHLRPNACVATVSGGEIRHGVLREA, encoded by the coding sequence ATGCCGCGCCTCGTGAACATCGGCTGTCTCGCCGCCTGCGCGAACCCTGCCGGCCAGGATGACATCGGGCTCATGCGGGACGCCACGCTCGTGTGGCGCGATGGGGTCGTCCGCTGGGTCGGGCCCGCCGCGGCGCTGCCGGCGGAGTACGAGACCGAGCCTGCCTGGAGCGCTGAGGGGAGGCTTGTCATTCCCGGACTCGTGGACGCGCACACGCATCTCGCCTTCGGCGGCTGGCGGGCGGGCGAGTTCTCCGACCGGATCCGCGGCCGCGACTACCTGGAGATCGCAGCAGCTGGAGGCGGGATCGCATCCACGGTGCGGGCCACGCGCGGACTCGATGAAGAGGCGCTTCTCGCGCGGGCGCTCGAGTTCCTGTCCGGGATGGTGTCCCTCGGGATCACGACGGTCGAGGCGAAGAGCGGATACGGGCTGGATCCCGAGACGGAACTCCGACTCCTGCGGGTGTACCGGCGGCTCGACGAGATGGGACCGGCACGGATCGTCGCGACGTGCCTCGCCGCGCACGTCGTCCCTCCGGAATGGTCCGCGGACCGGGCTGGCTACGTGAAGCTCATCACGGAGCGGATCCTGCCCGCCGTGGCGGAGGAAAGGCTGGCCGAGTTCTGCGATGTGTTCGTCGAGGACTCCGCCTTCTCGGCCGACGAGGCGCGGCGGATCTGCGAACGGGGCTGCGAACTGGGGTTACGGCCGAAGCTCCATGTGGATCAGCTCTCCGGGGGTGCTGGGGCCGAACTCGCGGCGTCGCTTGGGGCCGTGTCGGCGGACCACCTGGAGTACGTATCGGAGGCCGGGATCGAGGCGCTCGCGGCAGCCGGCGTCGTCGGGGTCACGCTGCCTCTCGCAAGCCTCTACCTGAACCAGGCGCCGCCCCCGGCCCGGGCGCTCATCGACGGTGGCGTCGCGGTGGCGGTGGCCAGCGACTTCAACCCCGGCACGGCCCCGTCCTATCACCTTCCCTTTGCCATGACGCTGGCGTGCGCGCGGCAGCGCATGACGCCCGCCGAGGTGCTCAAGGGCGCGACGCGCTACGCGGCCCGGGCCCTCGGCCGCGAAGGTGAAGTGGGGTCGCTGGAGCCGGGAGCCGCGGCGGATTTCGCGGTCATCGATGCCCCGAACGTGGAACACTGGCTCTACCACCTGCGGCCCAACGCGTGCGTGGCGACGGTGAGCGGCGGCGAGATCCGACACGGCGTTCTCCGGGAGGCATAG
- the hutU gene encoding urocanate hydratase — translation MKPAGPIRAPRGTTLSCKGWHQEAALRMLMNNLDPDVAERPEDLIVYGGAGKAARDWTAYAKIVETLRRLENDETLLVQSGKPVGVFRTHDEAPRVLIANAHLVPRWGDIDQFRRLDALGLTMYGQMTAGSWIYIGTQGILQGTYETFAELARQHFGGSLAGRLVVTGGLGGMGGAQPLAATMNGGAFLGVEVREDRIRRRLATGYCDRMATDLDEALELLSAAVDRREALSVALLGNIAEVLPALAERGVVPDVLTDQTSAHDLRLGYIPAGLSVEEAEALSLSDPDTYVERVLDSMVTHVSAMLALKARGAIAFDYGNNLRGQVADLRGMAEAFDIPGFVPAFIRPLFCRGAGPFRWAALSGDPDDIAATDAAVLETFPEKEALGRWIRQARERVSFQGLPSRICWLEYGERAEMGERFNWLVKTGRVRAPIVIGRDHLDTGSVASPNRETEGMRDGSDAIADWPLLNAMLNTACGASWVSIHNGGGVGVGYSTHAGMVCVADGTTSGSRRLERVLTADPGTGVMRHADAGYPEAIRTARERGVDLPMLE, via the coding sequence ATGAAACCGGCCGGACCGATCCGGGCGCCGAGGGGAACGACGCTCTCCTGCAAGGGATGGCACCAGGAGGCGGCGCTCCGGATGCTGATGAACAACCTCGACCCGGACGTGGCGGAGCGTCCCGAGGACCTCATCGTTTACGGGGGCGCGGGCAAGGCGGCACGCGACTGGACGGCGTACGCCAAGATCGTGGAGACCCTGCGTCGGCTCGAGAACGACGAAACGCTCCTCGTCCAGAGCGGTAAGCCCGTCGGCGTGTTCCGAACCCACGACGAGGCGCCACGCGTTCTCATCGCGAACGCCCACCTCGTCCCCCGCTGGGGCGATATCGACCAGTTCCGGCGCCTCGATGCGCTGGGGCTCACGATGTACGGGCAGATGACCGCGGGTTCGTGGATCTATATCGGCACCCAGGGGATTCTCCAGGGGACGTACGAGACGTTCGCGGAACTCGCCCGGCAGCACTTCGGGGGCTCGCTGGCGGGGCGGCTCGTGGTGACCGGCGGGCTGGGAGGGATGGGGGGCGCCCAACCGCTCGCCGCGACGATGAACGGGGGGGCTTTCCTCGGAGTCGAGGTCCGGGAAGACCGCATTCGCCGCCGTCTCGCCACGGGTTACTGCGACCGGATGGCCACCGACCTCGACGAGGCGCTGGAGTTGCTCTCCGCCGCGGTGGACCGGCGGGAGGCGCTTTCCGTGGCCCTGCTGGGGAACATCGCCGAAGTCCTGCCGGCGCTCGCGGAACGTGGCGTCGTGCCCGACGTGCTCACGGACCAGACGTCGGCGCACGACCTCCGTCTCGGCTACATCCCCGCGGGCCTGTCCGTGGAAGAGGCCGAGGCGCTGAGCCTCTCCGACCCGGACACATACGTGGAGCGTGTCCTCGATTCGATGGTGACGCACGTGTCCGCCATGCTCGCGCTCAAGGCGAGAGGGGCGATCGCGTTCGACTACGGAAACAACCTCCGCGGCCAGGTGGCCGATCTTCGCGGCATGGCGGAGGCCTTCGACATTCCCGGCTTTGTGCCCGCCTTCATTCGACCCCTCTTCTGCCGGGGCGCCGGCCCCTTCCGCTGGGCCGCCCTCTCCGGCGATCCCGACGACATCGCGGCGACGGACGCCGCCGTCCTCGAAACGTTCCCCGAGAAGGAGGCGCTGGGCCGCTGGATCCGCCAAGCGCGCGAGCGGGTGAGTTTTCAGGGCCTGCCGTCGCGCATCTGCTGGCTCGAGTACGGCGAGCGGGCGGAGATGGGCGAGCGCTTCAACTGGCTGGTGAAGACGGGACGGGTGCGGGCGCCCATCGTGATCGGCCGGGACCACCTCGACACCGGCTCCGTGGCTTCGCCGAATCGGGAGACCGAGGGGATGCGGGACGGTTCCGACGCGATCGCCGACTGGCCGCTGCTCAACGCCATGCTCAACACCGCCTGCGGGGCGAGCTGGGTCTCGATCCACAACGGGGGTGGCGTGGGCGTCGGATATTCCACGCACGCGGGCATGGTGTGCGTCGCCGACGGAACGACCTCCGGCAGCCGGCGGCTGGAGCGCGTGCTCACGGCCGATCCCGGCACCGGGGTCATGCGACACGCCGACGCCGGGTATCCGGAGGCGATCCGGACCGCCCGCGAGCGCGGGGTCGACCTTCCCATGCTCGAGTAA
- the ftcD gene encoding glutamate formimidoyltransferase has protein sequence MAPRAALSPGWLLCEPNVSEGRDPLRMARFAAAVEEIHGVELLHESADPDHHRMVLAYRGTPAAVVRATTALAAAVSAEVDLRRHRGRHPRIGALDVVPFVRGPGCPEVDALGAAQSFAEWAARNGVPVFFYERAATNPRRVALPGIRSGQFEGLAEKMSDPGWKPDLGPPAPHPSLGAVAVGVRGPLVRFNVNLDTENPGPARRIAAAIRESSGGLRHVRALGIPLRRRGLTQVSMNLTRYAVTGIDTVYERVAEGARAEGVTLAGCEFIGPVPAAAVRGLDPARLDADLVPDQILELPGTRDGAEGGEA, from the coding sequence CTGGCCCCCCGCGCCGCTCTGAGCCCCGGGTGGCTCCTCTGCGAGCCCAACGTGAGCGAGGGGCGTGATCCGCTCAGGATGGCTCGCTTCGCGGCCGCGGTCGAGGAGATTCACGGCGTCGAACTCCTCCATGAATCGGCCGACCCGGACCACCATCGCATGGTGCTCGCCTACCGGGGGACTCCGGCGGCCGTCGTCCGTGCGACGACCGCGCTCGCGGCGGCGGTGTCCGCGGAGGTGGATCTTCGACGGCACCGGGGCCGGCACCCCCGGATCGGCGCGCTGGATGTCGTTCCTTTCGTGCGCGGCCCGGGTTGCCCCGAGGTCGATGCGCTCGGCGCGGCGCAGTCCTTCGCCGAGTGGGCCGCCCGGAACGGGGTCCCCGTCTTCTTCTACGAACGGGCGGCGACGAACCCGCGCCGGGTCGCCCTTCCCGGCATCCGGTCCGGGCAGTTCGAGGGCTTGGCCGAAAAAATGTCCGACCCCGGCTGGAAGCCGGATCTCGGTCCTCCGGCGCCTCATCCGTCGCTGGGCGCCGTGGCCGTCGGGGTGCGGGGACCGCTCGTACGCTTCAACGTGAATCTCGATACGGAAAATCCCGGGCCGGCTCGGCGCATCGCGGCGGCGATCCGGGAGTCGAGCGGCGGGCTGCGGCATGTCCGGGCGCTCGGAATCCCGCTTCGGCGACGGGGGTTGACGCAGGTGTCCATGAACCTGACCCGTTACGCCGTAACCGGGATCGATACGGTATACGAGCGGGTCGCGGAAGGCGCGCGGGCGGAGGGCGTGACGCTCGCGGGATGCGAGTTCATCGGTCCGGTGCCCGCCGCCGCGGTCCGGGGTCTTGATCCTGCGCGGCTGGACGCGGACCTCGTGCCGGACCAGATATTGGAGCTGCCGGGGACCCGAGATGGCGCAGAGGGAGGAGAGGCATGA